One segment of Bradyrhizobium sp. WD16 DNA contains the following:
- a CDS encoding bifunctional (p)ppGpp synthetase/guanosine-3',5'-bis(diphosphate) 3'-pyrophosphohydrolase, translating into MAYWRRFPRQMQAAADAAAAPPPVAPVARSAKRSPTRMMRQYDLVERVRAYNPNTDEDLLNRAYVYAMMAHGEQKRASGDPYFSHPLEVAAILTDLKLDDATIVAALLHDTIEDTEATRTEIDQIFGHEIGALVEGLTKLKRLELVSREAKQAENLRKLLLAVADDVRVLLVKLADRLHNMRTLEFVPPASRRRVAEETIDIYAPLAGRMGMHEMREELEDLSFRELDPEAHTVVSGRLGALAERNRNLIGEIESQLSANLTKHGISARVAGRRKRPFSIWTKMERKSVGFEQLSDIFGFRLVVKTVEECYAALGIVHTVWPMVPGRFKDYISTPKQNDYRSLHTTVIGPGKQRVELQIRTEEMDRVAEYGIAAHAFYKEGVGSPTEMLNRESNAFAWLRHTVEVLSEGANPEEFLEHTKLELFHDQVFCFTPKGKLIALPREANVIDFAYAVHTDVGNSAVGCKINGKFAPLSSELQNGDEVEVLTSPAQSAPPSAWESLAVTGKARAAIRRATRAAVREQYAGLGRRIVERLFIRAKIAYDDDKLKGALPRLARTSIEDVMAAVGRGEMKASNVARAMYPDYKEERLALFGAKKEGAEKAVKPAAKSAIPIRGINSDLPVKFAPNGGAVPGDRIVGIVAPGEGITIYPIQSPALKDFEDMPERWLDVRWDVDESSPQRFPARLFVQNVNEPGSLAQIATVIAEHDGNIDNISMSRRSPDFTELTIDLEVYDLKHLSAIIAQLRAKAVVAQVERVNG; encoded by the coding sequence ATGGCGTATTGGCGCCGCTTCCCCCGCCAGATGCAGGCTGCCGCCGATGCCGCGGCGGCGCCCCCTCCGGTCGCGCCCGTTGCCAGGTCCGCCAAGCGCTCTCCGACCCGGATGATGCGTCAGTACGACCTGGTCGAACGGGTGCGGGCCTATAACCCCAATACCGACGAGGACCTGCTGAACCGCGCCTACGTCTACGCCATGATGGCCCATGGCGAGCAGAAGCGGGCGTCGGGCGATCCCTATTTCTCCCATCCCCTCGAGGTCGCGGCGATCCTGACCGACCTCAAGCTGGACGATGCCACCATCGTCGCGGCCCTGCTGCACGACACCATCGAGGATACCGAGGCGACGCGGACCGAGATCGATCAGATTTTCGGTCATGAGATCGGAGCGCTGGTCGAAGGGCTGACCAAGCTCAAGCGGCTGGAACTCGTCTCCCGCGAGGCCAAGCAGGCCGAAAACCTGCGCAAGCTGCTGCTCGCCGTGGCCGATGACGTCCGTGTGCTGCTGGTCAAGCTCGCCGACCGGCTCCACAACATGCGCACCCTCGAATTCGTGCCGCCGGCGTCGCGACGTCGCGTCGCCGAGGAGACCATCGATATCTATGCGCCGCTCGCCGGTCGCATGGGTATGCACGAGATGCGCGAGGAACTCGAGGATCTGTCGTTCCGCGAGCTCGATCCCGAGGCCCATACGGTGGTCAGCGGCCGGCTCGGCGCGCTCGCCGAGCGCAACCGCAACCTGATCGGCGAGATCGAGAGCCAGCTCTCCGCCAATCTGACCAAGCATGGCATCTCGGCCCGGGTGGCCGGGCGGCGCAAGCGGCCTTTCTCGATCTGGACCAAGATGGAGCGCAAGTCGGTCGGTTTCGAACAACTGTCCGACATTTTCGGCTTCCGCCTCGTCGTGAAGACGGTCGAGGAGTGCTACGCCGCGCTCGGCATCGTCCACACCGTCTGGCCGATGGTCCCGGGCCGCTTCAAGGACTACATCTCGACGCCGAAGCAGAACGACTACCGCTCGCTGCACACCACCGTGATCGGTCCGGGCAAGCAGCGCGTCGAGCTGCAGATCCGCACCGAGGAAATGGATCGGGTCGCGGAATACGGCATCGCCGCCCACGCCTTCTACAAGGAGGGGGTGGGCTCGCCGACCGAAATGCTCAATCGGGAATCGAACGCCTTCGCCTGGCTCCGCCACACCGTCGAGGTGCTGTCCGAGGGCGCCAATCCGGAGGAGTTCCTCGAGCATACCAAGCTCGAACTGTTCCATGACCAGGTGTTCTGCTTCACCCCCAAGGGCAAGCTGATCGCATTGCCGCGCGAGGCAAATGTCATCGACTTCGCCTATGCGGTGCATACCGATGTCGGCAACAGCGCCGTGGGCTGCAAGATCAACGGCAAATTCGCGCCGCTGTCGTCGGAACTGCAGAACGGCGACGAGGTCGAGGTGCTGACCTCGCCGGCGCAGTCGGCGCCCCCGTCGGCCTGGGAATCGCTGGCGGTGACCGGGAAGGCTCGCGCCGCCATCCGGCGGGCCACCCGTGCGGCGGTGCGCGAGCAGTATGCCGGTCTCGGCCGGCGCATCGTCGAGCGCCTCTTCATTCGCGCCAAGATCGCTTACGACGACGACAAGCTGAAGGGGGCGCTGCCGCGGCTCGCCCGCACCTCGATCGAGGACGTGATGGCTGCGGTCGGCCGCGGCGAGATGAAGGCCTCCAACGTCGCTCGTGCGATGTATCCGGACTACAAGGAGGAACGTCTCGCCCTGTTCGGCGCCAAGAAGGAGGGCGCGGAGAAGGCGGTCAAGCCGGCGGCCAAATCGGCCATTCCGATCCGCGGCATCAACAGCGATCTGCCGGTCAAGTTCGCGCCGAACGGCGGCGCTGTGCCGGGAGACCGCATCGTCGGCATCGTCGCGCCGGGCGAGGGCATCACCATCTACCCGATCCAGTCGCCGGCGCTGAAGGATTTCGAGGACATGCCCGAGCGCTGGCTCGACGTTCGCTGGGACGTCGACGAGAGTTCGCCGCAGCGCTTCCCGGCGCGCCTGTTCGTGCAGAACGTCAATGAGCCCGGCAGCCTCGCTCAGATCGCGACGGT